GGTGTGTGCCTCAATGACAGATTCAGGCTCCGTAAACACAGATGGGGTGACGACACCTTCTTTATTCTCAAAGTCGAATTGTAAATTAATCATGAAGGAGCTACCTCCTTTACATCAAAAAAGTTCTGTAACATTTCGTACCCATTCTTTGTTAAGATCGCTTCAGGATGGAATTGAATTCCTTCAACCGGATAAACGTTGTGTCGCACTCCCATAATAGCTCCGTCTTTTGAGCGCGAGGTCACTACTAATTCTTTAGGGAGCCTGTCCTCAAGAGCTACTAAAGAGTGATACCTTGTAACAGTAGTAGGAGACGAAATGCCATCATAGATGCCATTTCCATCATGAAATACAAGAGAGACTTTACCATGCATTGGACGTTCTCCTTTTTTTACTTCCCCTCCGAAAGCTTCTACGATCACCTGGTGCCCAAGGCAGATCCCAAGAATAGGAACCACTCTAAAGAAATGTTTAACAACATCTGTACAAATCCCGGCTTCTTGAGGAGAACCAGGGCCTGGTGACAATACGATTGCTTCTGGTTCTAAAGCTTCGATTTCTTCAATAGAGATCTGGTCGTTTCGATAGACCACTACCTCATACCCTCCCATCTGTATATATTGGAATAAATTATATGTAAATGAATCATAGTTATCGATCATTACGATCATTCTTACCACCGCTTTTAAGTAATTGTATTGACGATCTTATTATAGCTTGTTTTACCTCTTGGATACAAAAGGGGATATTTTGGGAAAAGTAATGCCAATACGCTCTAAGAGAGGATCCAGGCATCGTGATTGTCCAAGAAGTATGATAGATTTTAATCTATAGATCGGAGGCTGGCACATGACAATTCTTTTAATCATGACGATCGCTTTTTGGACGTATGCCCTAATCGATGGATGGAGAGGCTTGAAATCTATAAAAGCTCTTAAAGAGGTCCAGGATCATCATTCAAATCAGTTTGTCTCCATCATTCTGGCTGCTAAAGATGAAGAAAAGGCGATTGATCAAACATTACAATCCTTGATAAATCAAACTCATGAGCCCTTTGAAATCATAGCGGTAAATGATCGTTCTCAAGATCAAACAGGTTCTATCATAAACAAATGGGCAAAAAGCAATCCTTCCCGCATAAAAGCTATTCATATTGAGGTACTGCCTGCAGACTGGTTAGGGAAAAACCACGCTCTATACCAGGGTACAGGCACGCAAAAGGAGATGTTCTACTATTCACGGATGGAGACATTTACTTTTCTAACAACGCTATTAACCAGGCCCTTTCATTCTTTGAAGCGGATCAAGTGGACCACGTTTGGGTTTGGCTTCTTTAAAAGGCCGTGGACAGCAAACAAGGATTATTCTAATAAAGGAGGTATGGGCATCGGAGCATTCAATATGCTGAACCGCTCCACTTACGAGGCAATTGGAACTCATAAGTCTTTTTCACTCAGGCCGGACGATGACCTTTATCTCGGACAACTGGTGAAATCCTCAGGATACAGACAACGGCTTGTGACTGGAATGGATGAACTATCTGTTGAATGGTATCCTTCTTTAAGTACTGCGATAAAAGGACTTGAAAAGAATACATTTGCCGGATTGAATTATTCTTACTCCTTAAGCTTTATTGCTGTTTCAGGAACGTTTATTTCTCAAGTTCTCCCTTTCGTTATATTCATTGTAGGATCCAACGATCACAGAAGCTTAAGTGCAATAGCCATCTTTTTAATGCTTGCATTAATGGTGATGACAACAAGGAAACTAACCCATTACCATTCCTTATACGCACTCACCCTTCCCTACTCTGCTTTATTGTTTATATACACGATCGTACGCGCGCTCACTATTACGATTAAGAACGGTGGAATTGAATGGAGGGGAACGTTCTACTCTTTAAAAGATTTAAGAGGAAAAAGGAAAAGCACGAAGCAATAAAAATGTAAAAATCATTTGATTATGAAATAATGAACTCGTTCTGTATTTTCAAAAAGGAGGATTACCTATGGAATCCAGTTTATTTTCCCCCATAACATTCGGAAAAGTTACATTAAAAAACCGGATTGCTATGTCCCCTATGTGTATGTACTCTTCTCATACTGAAGATGGGGTTGTAGCACCGTTTCATTTAGCCCACTACGAGAGCCGCGCTGCTGGTCAGGCCGGGCTCATTATGATTGAAGCGACCGCCATACTCCCTGAAGGACGGATCTCCCCTCAGGATTTAGGAATTTGGAGTGATGACCATGTTTCAGGTTTGCAACAAATTAATGAAGGGATCCATCGTCACGGAGCCAGATCAGCGATTCAATTAGGGCACGCAGGAAGAAAAGCGATCTTGGATGAAGACATATATGCTCCAAGTCCGATTCCTTTCAAAGAAGACATGGAAACCCCAAATGAAATGACCACCTCTGATATTAAACGTACAATACAGGCATTTAAAGAAGCAGCGAGACGTTCTAAAGAAGCGCATTTCGATATTATTGAGCTTCACGGAGCGCACGGCTATTTAATTAGTCAGTTTCTTTCCCCTCTCACAAATAAACGTACAGATGAGTATGGTGGAGATCGAGCGTCTCGTTTTCGATTCTTAGAAGAAGTGATCGAAGAAGTCAAAACCACTTGGGATGGACCCATATTTGTTCGGATTTCTGCGAATGAGCACGATGTAAATGGGAATCAAATGGAAGATTTCCTTTATTATGCTGAACGTATGAAAGTACTTGGAGTTGAATTAATTGACTGTAGTTCTGGCGGTGTAGTACCTGTTCGACCTGAGGTCTACCCTGGATATCAGTTGCAATATGCAGACCAAATCCGGAATCAGGCGGATATCGCAACAGGCGCAGTCGGCATGATTACTTCTGGCCTTCAAGCAGAGGAAGCAATCCGGAACAAAAGAGCTGATTTAATCTTCGTAGCTCGCGCCATGCTTCGCAACCCATACTGGCCAAAAGCCGCTGCTGATGAACTTGGTGTGGAGTTAGAAGGTCCTGAGCAATACAAAAGAGGATGGCTGTAATCACCACTCTCACGTTTACGTAAAAAAGGAGTATGAAACTTAGTTTCATACTCCTTTTTCTTTCAAACCTACATTTTATACATTGAATTAGCAATTTTAATTACATCTTCTTTCGTGAATTGCTGTGGCTGACTCGGAGGATATGCCATCAACTTCACGATATAAGCTCTGCTCTCACTCTCTTTACTCCATTGCAATTCGTTTCCAAACTCATTCATTTTGAATTTTGCATGGGCGCCATTCTGAAGGTCAATTCCCGTATCACTTGTATACAATTCACCTTGGTGACTCATTGTCATCACATGTAAATTTAGTTGACCATTTGTGAAGATAATTTCAATATGAGAAGGATTTTCAGAGCTTGTGATTGCTTGTACATCTGTCACTTCAAAAGGAATATAATCAGGTACTTTAATTTGCTCCAACTGCTCTTGTGACAGTTCATTCAATTGATTCTTTAAAGTAGGATAGTGTTCTTTTAATTGTGCGAGATTTTCAGAAGACGTTTGATCCCCACACGCAGATAAAAGCAACAATAAACCGATTAAAACCCCTATAGACCACCACTTCTTCACTTCCATCACCCTTACTACATTTTCCTCTATAGATTAGACGAACTTCCCCATAGAAACGATTCAACATTTTTGAATTCTTTTTTTAAATGTGATAGCGATTCTCCACAACCGGATCGGGCTAATCCTAACCTCCAAAAAACTTGCTTCTGTATTCTGTTTCGTTTAAACTTTTAAACTAACGAACAGAAAGAAGGAATCGAAATATGTCTACCCACTTTGAACAGCTGTTTCGCCTGAATACCCTAACCTTTCATGCGTTAGGAGATACGGCCAGACAAGATATTATTTTACTGCTGGATCAATTTAAACGATTAAGCGTCAATGAAATTGCGGAAAAGTCTCCTCTTTCACGCCCCGCTGTCTCCCATCATTTAAAGATCTTGCGAGATGCGGGCATTGTATCCATAGAGAAAGAAGGAACAAAGCGCTATTATTTCCTGACTATCGAGGACAGAATTGATCTATTAAAACAACTCATAACAGAGGTTGAGAAGCATTGTATAGAGTAGGAGGAAGATCATGGAATTTATATTTTTAGGAACAGGTGCTGGTGTACCCTCTAAGAAACGAAATGTTACAAGTATCGCTTTACAATTGTTGCAAGAAAGAGGCGCAACCTGGTTAATAGATTGCGGAGAAGCTACTCAACACCAAATCTTAAATACTTCCATACGACCGAGAAGGATCGAAAAAATATTTATTACCCATTTACACGGAGACCATATATTCGGTTTACCAGGTCTATTGGGGAGCCGGTCTTTTCAAGGGGGAACAACTCCTTTAGAAATATACGGACCTCGGGGTATCAAAGCATTCATAGAAACCGCCCTTTCTATTAGTTCAACTCGCTTAACCTATGACTTGCAGATTCATGAAATAGATGAAGGTAAAATTTATGAAGATGATCAATTTACGATTACCTGTAAAAAATTAGATCACGGCATTTTAAGCTATGGGTACTCTTTTGAAGAGAAGGACAAACCTGGAGAACTGCTAGTTAAACAATTACAAAAATCAGGCATTCAACCAGGCCCCATTTATCAGCAGATCAAAGACAATCCTAGAGTCATGTTAGAGGATGGAACCATGATCGAGCGAGAAGACTATGTAGGCCCTCCTAAAAAAGGCAGGAAAGTGTGCGTCTTTGGCGACACACGCTTTCATGAGCGGTTTATTCCATTTGTAAAAGATGCTGATGTGTTAGTACATGAAGCGACATTCTCTGAAAACGAGGAAACACTAGCTTATAATTACTATCATTCCACAACTGCTCAAGCTGCTCGCATTGCTCAAGAAGGTGGGGTCAAACAACTCATCATGACCCACATTTCATCTCGCTACCAAGATGAAGACGTGAACTCGTTATTAAATGAAGCCAGAACCTATTTTTCTAATACAGACATCGCTGCAGATTTAAAACAATTTAAAGTACGTGATTAAGGAGGGAAAAGATGAATACCGAAGAACTGGTTCATCACCAACGAACATTTTATTACACAGAATCTACGAAGCCTTTTTCATTTCGGAAAGAACAGTTAACAAACCTTAGAAACATGATTGCAGAAAATGAAGAAGCTATTATCGGGGCGCTCTATAAAGACCTTCACAAGTCAGAGTTTGAAAGTTATACGACAGAAATTGGGTTTTTATATAGTGAAATCACCTCTACCATAAAAAATTTAAAAGACTGGATGAAACCTCAAAAGGTCAAAACACCTCTTACACATGCAGGATCCAAAAGCTACTTATATAAAGAACCATACGGTGTTACCCTTATCATCGCTCCATGGAACTATCCATTTCAATTGGCTCTTGCTCCTGTTATTGGAGCCCTTGCAGGTGGAAATACGGTTATCCTGAAACCTTCTGAGCTTACCCCTGAAACGTCTATCCTTCTAAAGAAAATGGTAAGCAAATGGTTTGATGCATCTATCTTTACAGTAGTAGAAGGTGACGCGGAGGTAAGTCAGGAACTACTCGAGCAGCGTTTCGACCTTATATTCTTTACGGGAAGTGTTCCTGTTGGAAAGATTGTTATGGAAAAAGCAAGCCAGCACTTAACTCCTGTACTGTTGGAGCTTGGAGGGAAGAGCCCAACTATTGTTGATGAGGATGCGAATTTAGATCTTGCTGCGAAACGAATCGCCTGGGGGAAATATACAAACGCAGGACAAACGTGTATAGCACCCGATTACCTATACGTTCATCGCTCTGTAAAACCTGAATTAATGAGTAAATTAAAAGCTGCAATTAAGGATCTATACGGTGAGGACCCTCTTTATAATGAAGAATATAGCCATATTGTAAACCGACGTCACTACGAGAGATTATGTAACTATCTACACGACGGCGAGCTTTTAACAGGCGGTGAACATGACGCAGATTTAAATGCCATTGAACCGACCATCTTAGATCATATTTCATGGGATGATTCCATTATGCAGGAAGAGATTTTTGGTCCTATTTTACCTGTCTTAACCTTTGATCAGTT
The nucleotide sequence above comes from Pontibacillus chungwhensis. Encoded proteins:
- the namA gene encoding NADPH dehydrogenase NamA encodes the protein MESSLFSPITFGKVTLKNRIAMSPMCMYSSHTEDGVVAPFHLAHYESRAAGQAGLIMIEATAILPEGRISPQDLGIWSDDHVSGLQQINEGIHRHGARSAIQLGHAGRKAILDEDIYAPSPIPFKEDMETPNEMTTSDIKRTIQAFKEAARRSKEAHFDIIELHGAHGYLISQFLSPLTNKRTDEYGGDRASRFRFLEEVIEEVKTTWDGPIFVRISANEHDVNGNQMEDFLYYAERMKVLGVELIDCSSGGVVPVRPEVYPGYQLQYADQIRNQADIATGAVGMITSGLQAEEAIRNKRADLIFVARAMLRNPYWPKAAADELGVELEGPEQYKRGWL
- a CDS encoding ArsR/SmtB family transcription factor; translated protein: MSTHFEQLFRLNTLTFHALGDTARQDIILLLDQFKRLSVNEIAEKSPLSRPAVSHHLKILRDAGIVSIEKEGTKRYYFLTIEDRIDLLKQLITEVEKHCIE
- a CDS encoding glycosyltransferase — protein: MTILLIMTIAFWTYALIDGWRGLKSIKALKEVQDHHSNQFVSIILAAKDEEKAIDQTLQSLINQTHEPFEIIAVNDRSQDQTGSIINKWAKSNPSRIKAIHIEVLPADWLGKNHALYQGTGTQKEMFYYSRMETFTFLTTLLTRPFHSLKRIKWTTFGFGFFKRPWTANKDYSNKGGMGIGAFNMLNRSTYEAIGTHKSFSLRPDDDLYLGQLVKSSGYRQRLVTGMDELSVEWYPSLSTAIKGLEKNTFAGLNYSYSLSFIAVSGTFISQVLPFVIFIVGSNDHRSLSAIAIFLMLALMVMTTRKLTHYHSLYALTLPYSALLFIYTIVRALTITIKNGGIEWRGTFYSLKDLRGKRKSTKQ
- a CDS encoding anthranilate synthase component II, giving the protein MIVMIDNYDSFTYNLFQYIQMGGYEVVVYRNDQISIEEIEALEPEAIVLSPGPGSPQEAGICTDVVKHFFRVVPILGICLGHQVIVEAFGGEVKKGERPMHGKVSLVFHDGNGIYDGISSPTTVTRYHSLVALEDRLPKELVVTSRSKDGAIMGVRHNVYPVEGIQFHPEAILTKNGYEMLQNFFDVKEVAPS
- a CDS encoding aldehyde dehydrogenase, producing MNTEELVHHQRTFYYTESTKPFSFRKEQLTNLRNMIAENEEAIIGALYKDLHKSEFESYTTEIGFLYSEITSTIKNLKDWMKPQKVKTPLTHAGSKSYLYKEPYGVTLIIAPWNYPFQLALAPVIGALAGGNTVILKPSELTPETSILLKKMVSKWFDASIFTVVEGDAEVSQELLEQRFDLIFFTGSVPVGKIVMEKASQHLTPVLLELGGKSPTIVDEDANLDLAAKRIAWGKYTNAGQTCIAPDYLYVHRSVKPELMSKLKAAIKDLYGEDPLYNEEYSHIVNRRHYERLCNYLHDGELLTGGEHDADLNAIEPTILDHISWDDSIMQEEIFGPILPVLTFDQLDEVIDEVRNHEKPLALYYFSKNEQKQEEILEKLSFGGGCINDTLFHVANPHLPFGGVGQSGVGTYHGKASFDAFTHSKGIVKQTTKFDLSIRYPGRKHGLKLIKKLLK
- the rnz gene encoding ribonuclease Z is translated as MEFIFLGTGAGVPSKKRNVTSIALQLLQERGATWLIDCGEATQHQILNTSIRPRRIEKIFITHLHGDHIFGLPGLLGSRSFQGGTTPLEIYGPRGIKAFIETALSISSTRLTYDLQIHEIDEGKIYEDDQFTITCKKLDHGILSYGYSFEEKDKPGELLVKQLQKSGIQPGPIYQQIKDNPRVMLEDGTMIEREDYVGPPKKGRKVCVFGDTRFHERFIPFVKDADVLVHEATFSENEETLAYNYYHSTTAQAARIAQEGGVKQLIMTHISSRYQDEDVNSLLNEARTYFSNTDIAADLKQFKVRD